The Pelodiscus sinensis isolate JC-2024 chromosome 26, ASM4963464v1, whole genome shotgun sequence genome contains a region encoding:
- the IL10RA gene encoding interleukin-10 receptor subunit alpha isoform X2, giving the protein MAPAFAALTVGVAVSLCLQVYGESLSNPGNVQFVADILHHVLHWEPGVEHTSETSYDVQYLVYGRQFPWTAIPGCTEISEHSCNLTNQTMNPSNRYYARVRAVSANRTSGWTRTRGAFSPQEATLRLADVRLLVEGNTIHVKLKQVHLSVGNKTVSFKDIQKYGRQYRTYVRRSTDTLQVQEETSEEFDIPGLLWGERYCVSVEPHILSRPVPSIRTEETCVTIPENDEHTGIISVSVGIFLLILLGTILLGTLLLCAYMKKPVRTPAILKSLLKPSGAEHEPFPLGASGTVLCLDEEPIQQLSVCQKDSAPPSSTESSSSSAPQPPAWGCVFLTFPDGPGHLPELEGLAGGDSSCNSLDSGISLQDSSSGLSQFSAAGSQDYKRQQPGGDDSGVSLAGTCSPSCRDYSAMEEGLGQPEGERAGSPPARGLSQEAAAFRGYLKQPKGTADGQGDGAGGVLPPQSPGGTDVSLETGCSEPALAKGYLKQALPGPPCGGADTPLTGESGLLGFPSSSLLHYGALGITGPSKPLPEAPSAWGLFSTDLLGSLPLISSLHSGERLHLEMEPLSLLGAGCKDSRL; this is encoded by the exons ATGGCACCAGCTTTCGCAGCACTGACGGTGGGAGTGGCCGTGTCCCTGTGCCTGCAGGTCTATG GTGAGAGTCTGTCCAACCCAGGCAATGTGCAGTTCGTTGCTGACATCCTCCACCACGTGCTGCACTGGGAGCCTGGAGTGGAACACACCAGTGAAACCTCGTACGACGTGCAATACCTGGT GTATGGGAGGCAGTTTCCCTGGACGGCCATCCCAGGCTGCACTGAGATCTCGGAGCATTCCTGCAATCTCACCAACCAGACAATGAACCCGTCTAATCGCTACTATGCAAGAGTTAGAGCCGTGTCTGCAAACCGCACCTCTGGCTGGACCCGGACAAGAGGTGCTTTTTCCCCACAAGAAG CTACTCTGCGTCTAGCAGACGTGAGACTCTTGGTGGAAGGCAACACCATACACGTGAAACTGAAGCAAGTGCACCTGAGCGTGGGGAACAAGACGGTCTCATTCAAAGACATACAAAAGTACGGCAGACAGTACAGGACGTATGTCAGGAGGTCGACAGACACGCTCCAG GTGCAGGAGGAGACCAGCGAGGAGTTCGACATCCCCGGGCTCCTTTGGGGCGAGCGCTACTGCGTCAGCGTAGAACCGCACATCCTCTCCAGGCCGGTCCCCTCCATCCGGACGGAGGAGACGTGCGTCACGATCCCCGAGAACGATG AGCACACCGGGATCATCTCCGTCAGCGTTGGCATCTTCCTCCTCATCTTATTGGGCACCatcctcctgggcaccctgctgCTCTGCGCATACATGAAGAAACCCGTCAGGACCCCGGCCATACTG aagTCTCTCCTAAAGCCCTCCGGGGCGGAACACGAGCCCTTCCCCCTGGGGGCCAGCGGGACGGTGTTGTGCCTGGACGAGGAGCCCATCCAGCAGCTCTCCGTGTGCCAGAAGGACTCTGCGCCGCCCAGCAGCACAGAGAGCAGCTCCAGCAGCGCCCCGCAGCCGCCAGCCTGGGGCTGCGTGTTCCTCACCTTCCCGGACGGCCCCGGGCACCTGCCGGAGCTGGAAGGCCTGGCCGGGGGGGACAGCAGTTGCAACAGCTTGGACAGCGGAATCAGCCTGCAAGACTCTTCCTCCGGCCTGAGCCAGTTCTCAGCCGCGGGGAGCCAGGACTACAAAAGGCAGCAGCCGGGGGGCGACGACAGCGGCGTAAGCCTGGCGGGGACGtgctcccccagctgcagggacTACTCCGCcatggaggaggggctggggcagcctgagGGAGAGCGGGCCGGTTCCCCTCCGGCCCGGGGACTCAGCCAGGAGGCTGCAGCGTTTCGTGGGTACCTGAAGCAGCCGAAGGGCACAGCAGACGGGCAGGGCGACGGAGCCGGGGGGGTGCTGCCCCCACAGAGCCCTGGCGGGACAGACGTCTCGCTGGAGACGGGCTGCTCTGAGCCTGCCTTGGCCAAAGGCTACTTAAAGCAGGCATTGCCGGGGCCGCCCTGCGGCGGCGCAGACACGCCGCTCACCGGGGAGTCGGGCCTGCTGGGCTTCCCCAGCTCCAGTCTGCTGCACTACGGGGCGCTGGGCATCACAGGACCCTCGAAACCCCTGCCCGAGGCGCCCAGCGCATGGGGCCTCTTCAGCACGGACCTGCTGGGCAGCCTGCCTCTCATCTCCAGCCTGCACTCCGGGGAGCGGCTCCACCTGGAAATGGAGCCCCTGAgtctgctgggggcgggctgCAAGGACAGTCGCCTCTAG
- the IL10RA gene encoding interleukin-10 receptor subunit alpha isoform X1, with amino-acid sequence MAPAFAALTVGVAVSLCLQVYGESLSNPGNVQFVADILHHVLHWEPGVEHTSETSYDVQYLVYGRQFPWTAIPGCTEISEHSCNLTNQTMNPSNRYYARVRAVSANRTSGWTRTRGAFSPQEATLRLADVRLLVEGNTIHVKLKQVHLSVGNKTVSFKDIQKYGRQYRTYVRRSTDTLQQVQEETSEEFDIPGLLWGERYCVSVEPHILSRPVPSIRTEETCVTIPENDEHTGIISVSVGIFLLILLGTILLGTLLLCAYMKKPVRTPAILKSLLKPSGAEHEPFPLGASGTVLCLDEEPIQQLSVCQKDSAPPSSTESSSSSAPQPPAWGCVFLTFPDGPGHLPELEGLAGGDSSCNSLDSGISLQDSSSGLSQFSAAGSQDYKRQQPGGDDSGVSLAGTCSPSCRDYSAMEEGLGQPEGERAGSPPARGLSQEAAAFRGYLKQPKGTADGQGDGAGGVLPPQSPGGTDVSLETGCSEPALAKGYLKQALPGPPCGGADTPLTGESGLLGFPSSSLLHYGALGITGPSKPLPEAPSAWGLFSTDLLGSLPLISSLHSGERLHLEMEPLSLLGAGCKDSRL; translated from the exons ATGGCACCAGCTTTCGCAGCACTGACGGTGGGAGTGGCCGTGTCCCTGTGCCTGCAGGTCTATG GTGAGAGTCTGTCCAACCCAGGCAATGTGCAGTTCGTTGCTGACATCCTCCACCACGTGCTGCACTGGGAGCCTGGAGTGGAACACACCAGTGAAACCTCGTACGACGTGCAATACCTGGT GTATGGGAGGCAGTTTCCCTGGACGGCCATCCCAGGCTGCACTGAGATCTCGGAGCATTCCTGCAATCTCACCAACCAGACAATGAACCCGTCTAATCGCTACTATGCAAGAGTTAGAGCCGTGTCTGCAAACCGCACCTCTGGCTGGACCCGGACAAGAGGTGCTTTTTCCCCACAAGAAG CTACTCTGCGTCTAGCAGACGTGAGACTCTTGGTGGAAGGCAACACCATACACGTGAAACTGAAGCAAGTGCACCTGAGCGTGGGGAACAAGACGGTCTCATTCAAAGACATACAAAAGTACGGCAGACAGTACAGGACGTATGTCAGGAGGTCGACAGACACGCTCCAG CAGGTGCAGGAGGAGACCAGCGAGGAGTTCGACATCCCCGGGCTCCTTTGGGGCGAGCGCTACTGCGTCAGCGTAGAACCGCACATCCTCTCCAGGCCGGTCCCCTCCATCCGGACGGAGGAGACGTGCGTCACGATCCCCGAGAACGATG AGCACACCGGGATCATCTCCGTCAGCGTTGGCATCTTCCTCCTCATCTTATTGGGCACCatcctcctgggcaccctgctgCTCTGCGCATACATGAAGAAACCCGTCAGGACCCCGGCCATACTG aagTCTCTCCTAAAGCCCTCCGGGGCGGAACACGAGCCCTTCCCCCTGGGGGCCAGCGGGACGGTGTTGTGCCTGGACGAGGAGCCCATCCAGCAGCTCTCCGTGTGCCAGAAGGACTCTGCGCCGCCCAGCAGCACAGAGAGCAGCTCCAGCAGCGCCCCGCAGCCGCCAGCCTGGGGCTGCGTGTTCCTCACCTTCCCGGACGGCCCCGGGCACCTGCCGGAGCTGGAAGGCCTGGCCGGGGGGGACAGCAGTTGCAACAGCTTGGACAGCGGAATCAGCCTGCAAGACTCTTCCTCCGGCCTGAGCCAGTTCTCAGCCGCGGGGAGCCAGGACTACAAAAGGCAGCAGCCGGGGGGCGACGACAGCGGCGTAAGCCTGGCGGGGACGtgctcccccagctgcagggacTACTCCGCcatggaggaggggctggggcagcctgagGGAGAGCGGGCCGGTTCCCCTCCGGCCCGGGGACTCAGCCAGGAGGCTGCAGCGTTTCGTGGGTACCTGAAGCAGCCGAAGGGCACAGCAGACGGGCAGGGCGACGGAGCCGGGGGGGTGCTGCCCCCACAGAGCCCTGGCGGGACAGACGTCTCGCTGGAGACGGGCTGCTCTGAGCCTGCCTTGGCCAAAGGCTACTTAAAGCAGGCATTGCCGGGGCCGCCCTGCGGCGGCGCAGACACGCCGCTCACCGGGGAGTCGGGCCTGCTGGGCTTCCCCAGCTCCAGTCTGCTGCACTACGGGGCGCTGGGCATCACAGGACCCTCGAAACCCCTGCCCGAGGCGCCCAGCGCATGGGGCCTCTTCAGCACGGACCTGCTGGGCAGCCTGCCTCTCATCTCCAGCCTGCACTCCGGGGAGCGGCTCCACCTGGAAATGGAGCCCCTGAgtctgctgggggcgggctgCAAGGACAGTCGCCTCTAG